Proteins encoded by one window of Primulina huaijiensis isolate GDHJ02 chromosome 1, ASM1229523v2, whole genome shotgun sequence:
- the LOC140971810 gene encoding uncharacterized protein, translated as MRAKIRKEIGDAKLCSLVDEARDASNKEQMAIILRFVDTEGFLRERFFAIVHVTDTTAATLKKEISDALSCYDLYIINIRGQGYDGASNMRGSWNGLQALFLKDCSFAYYVHCFAHRLQLALTATAEKELMVNVIQTHWSSNFDSLCSMIDMYSSVITVLENMMNDGASNSIRGEASDNGDNKSALSTLQEKSLDILSAMNYVSTTKTLLRTLREEGFDLLLSHVKEVCVKYNIEIPHMEAHYKSGTGRSCQHNDSITIEHHYQFDVFIAAIDFQIEELNNRFKDDAVELLKFSCALEPKENFKLLNVDHIY; from the exons ATGAGAGCCAAGATTCGTAAAGAAATTGGGGATGCCAAATTATGCAGTTTAGTTGATGAAGCGAGAGATGCATCTAATAAGGAGCAGATGGCTATTATATTAAGATTTGTGGATACTGAAGGCTTTTTACGAGAGCGGTTCTTTGCCATTGTACATGTGACAGATACAACTGCTGCAACACTTAAGAAAGAAATATCTGATGCACTTAGTTGTTATGACTTGTATATCATCAACATACGTGGACAGGGATATGATGGTGCTAGCAATATGCGCGGTTCTTGGAATGGATTGCAGGCTCTTTTCTTGAAAGATTGCTCGTTTGCATATTATGTACATTGTTTTGCTCATCGGCTTCAACTAGCATTAACTGCAACTGCTGAAAAAGAG CTAATGGTGAACGTGATACAG ACTCATTGGAGTTCTAATTTCGACTCACTTTGTAGCATGATTGATATGTATAGCTCTGTGATTACCGTGTTAGAAAATATGATGAATGATGGAGCTTCTAATTCCATTCGTGGCGAAGCTAGTG ATAATGGGGATAACAAATCTGCTTTGTCAACATTGCAAGAGAAATCTCTAGATATTTTAAGTGCAATGAATTATGTTTCAACGACTAAAACTTTGCTTCGTACTTTGAGAGAAGAAGGATTTGATCTCCTACTTAGTCATGTGAAAGAAGTTTGTGTCAAGTATAACATTGAGATACCTCACATGGAAGCTCATTATAAATCTGGTACAGGCCGTTCTTGCCAACATAATGATTCAATCACAATTGAGCACCATTATCAATTTGATGTATTTATAGCTGCAATAGATTTTCAAATTGAAGAGCTTAATAATAGATTCAAGGATGATGCAGTTGAACTTCTTAAATTTAGTTGTGCTTTGGAACCTAAAGAAAACTTTAAGCTTCTTAATGTTGATCATATTTATTGA
- the LOC140971819 gene encoding uncharacterized protein encodes MKKKKTIDSFFKQKEQISASQDHSPSNIDVSNPSDQHLNKSPRIDVDVSSLEPDPTLRTPIWKYHVNQMDEIRRAYIKMGPYQPIKKEYPPNKFGSQNRRFQSHLLEKYTKLEYSPSKDAAFCFSCFLFGHKHPHNLAFTIDGFKYWKRVNDGDRCTFFMHIGCNTSPHNNAVQYLDNLMNIPRHIDKVINAQSSEETQKNRLRLTATIESIRWLTLQACTFKGHDESPSSNYRGNFIEMINFIGKINKSIGDIILEKAPKNAKYTSPDIQKVS; translated from the coding sequence atgaagaaaaagaaaaccatCGActcattttttaaacaaaaagagCAGATATCGGCAAGTCAGGACCATTCTCCATCCAATATTGATGTCTCAAATCCTAGTGATCAACACCTTAACAAATCTCCTAGAATTGATGTTGATGTGAGTTCTCTTGAACCTGATCCGACATTACGTACTCCGATATGGAAATATCATGTTAATCAAATGGATGAAATTAGACGAGCTTATATCAAGATGGGACCATATCAACCAATTAAAAAAGAGTATCCACCGAACAAATTTGGAAGTCAAAATAGACGATTCCAAAGTCACTTGTTGGAAAAATATACTAAGTTAGAGTATTCTCCTTCGAAAGATGCTGCATTTTGTTTCTCGTGCTTCTTGTTTGGGCATAAGCATCCTCATAATCTTGCATTTACAATTGATGGATTCAAATATTGGAAGCGAGTTAATGATGGTGATAGATGCACATTTTTTATGCATATAGGATGCAATACTTCACCACATAACAATGCTGTGCAATATCTTGATAATTTGATGAATATACCTCGTCATATTGACAAAGTGATAAATGCACAATCTTCAGAAGAAACACAGAAGAACAGATTGCGGCTTACAGCAACTATTGAAAGCATTCGATGGCTCACTTTGCAAGCATGCACATTTAAAGGGCATGATGAATCCCCATCTTCTAATTATCGTGGAAATTTTATCGAGATGATAAATTTTataggaaaaataaataagagtaTTGGGGACATCATATTAGAGAAAGCTCCTAAGAATGCAAAGTATACTTCACCAGATATTCAGAAAGTGTCTTGA